In Saccharomyces cerevisiae S288C chromosome XV, complete sequence, the following proteins share a genomic window:
- the MHF1 gene encoding Mhf1p (Component of the heterotetrameric MHF histone-fold complex; in humans the MHF complex interacts with both DNA and Mph1p ortholog FANCM, a Fanconi anemia complementation group protein, to stabilize and remodel blocked replication forks and repair damaged DNA; mhf1 srs2 double mutants are MMS hypersensitive; ortholog of human centromere constitutive-associated network (CCAN) subunit CENP-S, also known as MHF1): MNDDEDRAQLKARLWIRVEERLQQVLSSEDIKYTPRFINSLLELAYLQLGEMGSDLQAFARHAGRGVVNKSDLMLYLRKQPDLQERVTQE, translated from the coding sequence ATgaatgacgatgaagataGAGCCCAACTGAAGGCTAGGCTGTGGATCCGTGTGGAAGAACGATTACAACAGGTGTTGTCCTCTGAGGACATAAAATACACACCGAGATTCATCAACTCATTGCTGGAGTTAGCATATCTACAATTGGGTGAAATGGGGAGCGATTTGCAGGCATTTGCTCGGCATGCCGGTAGAGGTGTGGTCAATAAGAGCGACCTCATGCTATACCTGAGAAAGCAACCTGACCTACAGGAAAGAGTTACTCAAGAATAA
- the ADH1 gene encoding alcohol dehydrogenase ADH1 (Alcohol dehydrogenase; fermentative isozyme active as homo- or heterotetramers; required for the reduction of acetaldehyde to ethanol, the last step in the glycolytic pathway; ADH1 has a paralog, ADH5, that arose from the whole genome duplication), giving the protein MSIPETQKGVIFYESHGKLEYKDIPVPKPKANELLINVKYSGVCHTDLHAWHGDWPLPVKLPLVGGHEGAGVVVGMGENVKGWKIGDYAGIKWLNGSCMACEYCELGNESNCPHADLSGYTHDGSFQQYATADAVQAAHIPQGTDLAQVAPILCAGITVYKALKSANLMAGHWVAISGAAGGLGSLAVQYAKAMGYRVLGIDGGEGKEELFRSIGGEVFIDFTKEKDIVGAVLKATDGGAHGVINVSVSEAAIEASTRYVRANGTTVLVGMPAGAKCCSDVFNQVVKSISIVGSYVGNRADTREALDFFARGLVKSPIKVVGLSTLPEIYEKMEKGQIVGRYVVDTSK; this is encoded by the coding sequence ATGTCTATCCCAGAAACTCAAAAAGGTGTTATCTTCTACGAATCCCACGGTAAGTTGGAATACAAAGATATTCCAGTTCCAAAGCCAAAGGCCAACGAATTGTTGATCAACGTTAAATACTCTGGTGTCTGTCACACTGACTTGCACGCTTGGCACGGTGACTGGCCATTGCCAGTTAAGCTACCATTAGTCGGTGGTCACGAAGGTGCCGGTGTCGTTGTCGGCATGGGTGAAAACGTTAAGGGCTGGAAGATCGGTGACTACGCCGGTATCAAATGGTTGAACGGTTCTTGTATGGCCTGTGAATACTGTGAATTGGGTAACGAATCCAACTGTCCTCACGCTGACTTGTCTGGTTACACCCACGACGGTTCTTTCCAACAATACGCTACCGCTGACGCTGTTCAAGCCGCTCACATTCCTCAAGGTACCGACTTGGCCCAAGTCGCCCCCATCTTGTGTGCTGGTATCACCGTCTACAAGGCTTTGAAGTCTGCTAACTTGATGGCCGGTCACTGGGTTGCTATCTCCGGTGCTGCTGGTGGTCTAGGTTCTTTGGCTGTTCAATACGCCAAGGCTATGGGTTACAGAGTCTTGGGTATTGACGGTGGTGAAGGTAAGGAAGAATTATTCAGATCCATCGGTGGTGAAGTCTTCATTGACTTCACTAAGGAAAAGGACATTGTCGGTGCTGTTCTAAAGGCCACTGACGGTGGTGCTCACGGTGTCATCAACGTTTCCGTTTCCGAAGCCGCTATTGAAGCTTCTACCAGATACGTTAGAGCTAACGGTACCACCGTTTTGGTCGGTATGCCAGCTGGTGCCAAGTGTTGTTCTGATGTCTTCAACCAAGTCGTCAAGTCCATCTCTATTGTTGGTTCTTACGTCGGTAACAGAGCTGACACCAGAGAAGCTTTGGACTTCTTCGCCAGAGGTTTGGTCAAGTCTCCAATCAAGGTTGTCGGCTTGTCTACCTTGCCAGAAATTTACGAAAAGATGGAAAAGGGTCAAATCGTTGGTAGATACGTTGTTGACACTTCTAAATAA